In one Nocardioides luteus genomic region, the following are encoded:
- a CDS encoding alpha/beta hydrolase produces the protein MTIDVLGDPYTVETIELADDFEGTVVATLVKRPADGDAKAAVLYVHGFSDYFFQKEYAEWWTARGYDFYGLDLRKYGRSLREHQSGTYVGDLSEYFDEIDAAWERITERDGHSKVMLSAHSTGGLTTSLWADDRQPDALAGMVLNSPWLDLQGSFLLREVATPVVRRIGHRAPMRELGRDVSGFYTMSLHVEHDGEWEFDLGLKPVGSYPIRLGWLKAIRDGHARLHRGLDVKAPVLVLSSDRSSKPKAMGELVHSTDIVLDVRQIRRWSTAIGRHVTYVAVPGAKHDVILSRPEVRKQAYAEIERWLAAYGV, from the coding sequence ATGACGATCGACGTACTCGGTGACCCCTACACCGTCGAGACCATCGAGCTCGCGGACGACTTCGAGGGCACCGTCGTGGCCACGCTGGTCAAGCGGCCGGCCGACGGCGACGCGAAGGCCGCCGTCCTCTACGTGCACGGCTTCTCCGACTACTTCTTCCAGAAGGAGTACGCCGAGTGGTGGACCGCGCGCGGCTACGACTTCTACGGCCTCGACCTGCGCAAGTACGGCCGGTCCCTGCGCGAGCACCAGTCGGGGACGTACGTCGGCGATCTGTCGGAGTACTTCGACGAGATCGACGCCGCCTGGGAGCGGATCACCGAGCGCGACGGCCACTCCAAGGTCATGCTCAGCGCCCACTCCACCGGCGGCCTGACCACCTCGCTGTGGGCCGACGACCGCCAGCCCGACGCGCTGGCCGGGATGGTGCTCAACTCCCCGTGGCTCGACCTGCAGGGCTCGTTCCTGCTGCGTGAGGTCGCCACGCCGGTGGTGCGCCGCATCGGCCACCGCGCGCCGATGCGCGAGCTCGGCCGCGACGTGAGCGGCTTCTACACCATGTCGCTCCACGTCGAGCACGACGGCGAGTGGGAGTTCGACCTCGGCCTCAAGCCGGTCGGCTCCTACCCGATCCGGCTCGGCTGGCTCAAGGCGATCCGCGACGGCCACGCCAGGCTCCACCGGGGCCTGGACGTGAAGGCCCCGGTGCTGGTCCTCTCCTCCGATCGCTCCAGCAAGCCCAAGGCGATGGGCGAGCTCGTCCACTCGACCGACATCGTGCTCGACGTGCGCCAGATCCGCCGCTGGTCGACCGCGATCGGCCGCCACGTCACCTACGTCGCCGTCCCCGGCGCGAAACACGACGTGATCCTGTCGCGCCCCGAGGTGCGCAAGCAGGCCTACGCCGAGATCGAGCGCTGGCTGGCTGCGTACGGCGTCTGA
- a CDS encoding glycosyltransferase, translating into MRFVFGLVGSRGDVQPALAVALELRRRGHEVTVGVAPNLVPLAARLGLDPHAVGPDSGALLASSLVREEMRSANPRTRVRAVRKVSAHGWDDFRADLVSLAGERGSADVVVAGLLGQEVGSALAERIGAGFAALHYFPVRSNRSVKVVPGPEVVQEKAWDVGMRMRWELTREAENAQRAALGLAPARTRLQTRLRDRGAVEVQAYDPLLVPGLPREWGIQSPFAGFLALSAADRLRLGETAPSGSSADDLGDWLAAGYPPVYVGFGSMPVADPARLVADVAAATADLGLRALVSSGWNSFEVDVPDHVRLVGAVDHAAVLPRCVAAVHHGGAGTTAAVLRAGIPSVVGWYSADQPVWGRLLGDLGVGTSFRAARLDRDRLREALRAVLMPGVRERAAEVATLLITPEVAVARAADALERAC; encoded by the coding sequence ATGCGGTTCGTCTTCGGGTTGGTGGGCAGCCGCGGCGATGTGCAGCCGGCGCTCGCCGTGGCCCTCGAGCTGCGCCGTCGCGGCCACGAGGTCACCGTCGGGGTCGCGCCCAACCTGGTGCCGCTGGCGGCGCGGCTGGGGCTGGACCCGCATGCTGTCGGCCCTGACAGCGGTGCGCTGCTCGCCTCGTCCCTGGTCCGCGAGGAGATGCGCTCGGCTAATCCTCGCACCCGGGTGCGGGCGGTACGGAAGGTCTCCGCCCACGGCTGGGACGACTTCCGCGCCGACCTGGTCTCGCTGGCGGGGGAGCGTGGCAGCGCCGACGTCGTCGTCGCGGGCCTGCTCGGTCAGGAGGTCGGCTCGGCGCTCGCGGAGCGGATCGGTGCCGGCTTCGCCGCGCTCCACTACTTCCCGGTCCGCTCCAACCGGTCGGTGAAGGTCGTGCCCGGGCCCGAGGTGGTCCAGGAGAAGGCCTGGGACGTCGGCATGCGGATGCGCTGGGAGCTGACCCGCGAGGCCGAGAACGCTCAGCGCGCCGCCCTCGGTCTGGCCCCGGCGCGCACCCGGCTGCAGACCCGGCTCCGCGACCGCGGTGCGGTCGAGGTGCAGGCCTACGACCCGCTGCTCGTGCCCGGGCTGCCGCGGGAGTGGGGCATCCAGAGCCCGTTCGCCGGCTTCCTGGCGCTGAGCGCGGCCGACCGGCTGCGGCTGGGGGAGACCGCCCCGAGCGGGTCCAGTGCCGACGACCTCGGTGACTGGCTCGCGGCGGGCTATCCGCCGGTCTACGTCGGCTTCGGGTCGATGCCTGTGGCCGACCCGGCCCGGCTGGTCGCCGATGTCGCGGCCGCGACCGCCGATCTCGGCCTGCGCGCGCTGGTCAGCAGCGGCTGGAACTCCTTCGAGGTCGACGTCCCCGACCACGTACGTCTCGTGGGCGCCGTCGACCACGCCGCCGTGCTTCCGCGGTGCGTCGCCGCCGTCCACCACGGCGGCGCGGGCACCACCGCCGCGGTGCTGCGGGCGGGGATCCCGAGCGTGGTGGGGTGGTACTCGGCCGACCAGCCCGTCTGGGGTCGCCTGCTCGGCGACCTCGGCGTCGGCACCTCGTTCCGGGCGGCCCGCCTGGACCGAGACCGGCTCCGTGAGGCGCTTCGCGCGGTGCTGATGCCGGGCGTGCGTGAGCGGGCCGCCGAGGTGGCGACCCTGCTGATCACGCCCGAGGTCGCCGTCGCGCGGGCTGCTGACGCGCTCGAGCGGGCCTGCTGA
- a CDS encoding condensation domain-containing protein — protein sequence MEYTELSAYDVPPGEVTAWIPTAEPSSWVDDDRRLSHNHELHLDTAEAGSWIGSIMRLTGQLDVTALDLALRAWIGRHEALRGTVEETPAGRRRRTVAPEDVSVATTALGRFDGEDARGRVSDFLADHIDPSAWPYVVFATVADADGFTLVFGADHGVMDAYSQLLWFEEIASLYERALAGEPFAELAAVTTGSHIDHAAAERVTGEAMSLESESVRVWRDWLTGPDGQLRFADFPVPGITDVTASASPLPQASLSQWLGDPRQARALGELCKSAGVSFQAGMMGAMAYVLRAQHGVERMRFVAPMHTRYTAEHAAAVGWYVGLVPVTLDITGAATLPEVAVRVQAALAESKPLVPQPFARVADLLGIDDAPHFVVTFVDTRFISGAERWNDWDARTLRAPVRADDEVYLWLVRDRDGLNVSTRYPETVAAERVVRDLIGGMSDLFDEIAQPETASLEGTA from the coding sequence ATGGAGTACACCGAGCTGTCCGCGTACGACGTACCCCCGGGCGAGGTGACCGCGTGGATCCCCACCGCGGAGCCGAGCTCCTGGGTCGACGACGACCGCCGACTGTCGCACAACCACGAGCTGCACCTCGACACTGCCGAGGCGGGCTCCTGGATCGGGTCGATCATGCGGTTGACGGGGCAGCTCGACGTGACCGCACTCGACCTGGCGCTCCGAGCCTGGATCGGGCGCCACGAGGCGTTGCGCGGGACCGTCGAGGAGACCCCGGCCGGCCGGCGGCGTCGCACGGTCGCCCCCGAGGACGTGTCGGTGGCCACCACCGCGCTCGGCCGGTTCGACGGCGAGGACGCCCGCGGCCGCGTCTCGGACTTCCTGGCCGATCACATCGACCCGTCGGCCTGGCCCTACGTCGTCTTCGCCACGGTGGCCGACGCCGACGGCTTCACCCTGGTCTTCGGCGCCGACCACGGCGTCATGGACGCTTACTCCCAGCTGCTCTGGTTCGAGGAGATCGCCTCGCTCTACGAGCGGGCGCTGGCCGGTGAGCCGTTCGCCGAGCTCGCCGCCGTGACCACCGGCAGCCACATCGACCACGCCGCCGCCGAGCGGGTCACCGGCGAGGCGATGTCGCTGGAGAGCGAGTCGGTGCGGGTCTGGCGCGACTGGCTGACCGGTCCCGACGGGCAGCTCCGGTTCGCCGACTTCCCGGTCCCGGGGATCACCGACGTAACCGCCTCGGCGTCGCCGCTGCCGCAGGCGAGCCTGTCGCAGTGGCTCGGCGACCCGCGCCAGGCGCGGGCCCTCGGCGAGCTGTGCAAGAGCGCCGGCGTCTCCTTCCAGGCCGGGATGATGGGCGCGATGGCGTACGTCCTGCGTGCCCAGCACGGCGTGGAGCGGATGCGCTTCGTGGCCCCCATGCACACCCGCTACACCGCCGAGCACGCCGCCGCGGTCGGGTGGTACGTCGGTCTCGTCCCGGTCACCCTCGACATCACCGGCGCTGCGACGCTGCCCGAGGTCGCCGTCCGGGTCCAGGCCGCGCTGGCCGAGTCGAAGCCCCTGGTCCCGCAGCCGTTCGCGCGGGTCGCGGACCTGCTCGGCATCGACGACGCCCCGCACTTCGTGGTCACCTTCGTCGACACGCGCTTCATCTCCGGCGCCGAGCGCTGGAACGACTGGGACGCGCGTACGCTGCGGGCCCCCGTCCGCGCCGACGATGAGGTCTATCTCTGGCTCGTGCGCGACCGGGACGGTCTCAACGTCTCCACGCGCTACCCGGAGACGGTCGCCGCGGAGCGGGTCGTGCGCGACCTGATCGGCGGGATGAGCGATCTCTTCGACGAGATCGCGCAGCCCGAGACCGCCTCGCTCGAGGGGACCGCATGA